The genomic segment TGGCGCAGGTTTGCACCGAAAAAATTGAAAAGAAAACCGAGGCAATCGACGCCTAGAATATCGATACCGTTGAGGCGGCTCTTGAAGAGATAGAGGAAAACACCACTGACCAGGCTGAACACCAAAAAGCCACGAAAAAAATAGGCGCAGGATTCCAGCGGGTGAACCCGGTGCACTGTGAGTGGCGTCAGATTCGTTGCGCTGTGGTGTGTGCGATGAAAACGCCACAGAAAGGGAATACGATGAAAAGCAGCATGCAACGAGAAACGACTCAAGTCTTCCATCAAAAAGAAAATCACTGTGTACGCAATACCCACCACGAGGGTTGACCCCGGCAAAACGGGGGCATCACCCAATTGTGTTTGCAGCACCGAGCCAACAACAACGGCACCTGCCAGATGGCTGCCCAACAGTGGAACCAGTAGCAAAACATGCAAGGTGTGGTTGATCAGCAACAAGCTGACGTCGGTCGTATTGGAGCGATGTAACCAATAACGCCGAGAGAACAGTGAAGAGAGTTGTCGGCGCAACTCGAACTGCCCGCGGCGCCAGGTCACGGCGAGCGAGGCCATAAGAAGAGAGCTAAACAGGAACATCCAGAAC from the Candidatus Marimicrobium litorale genome contains:
- a CDS encoding sterol desaturase family protein, translated to MLELTDLILTPLQAPTDPSKRLFWMFLFSSLLMASLAVTWRRGQFELRRQLSSLFSRRYWLHRSNTTDVSLLLINHTLHVLLLVPLLGSHLAGAVVVGSVLQTQLGDAPVLPGSTLVVGIAYTVIFFLMEDLSRFSLHAAFHRIPFLWRFHRTHHSATNLTPLTVHRVHPLESCAYFFRGFLVFSLVSGVFLYLFKSRLNGIDILGVDCLGFLFNFFGANLRHTPIWLGFGTLERLFISPAQHQIHHSALSQHHGKNLGSCLSVWDRLCGTWLASGRYQKLEFGLGETKTSRSHHYLDAEHIAHSRSKRCKWEAWQETGY